Proteins encoded by one window of Candidatus Paceibacterota bacterium:
- a CDS encoding phosphoribosyltransferase family protein — MVFVINTKKLLKPLRDVLILLSSSIYPVSCLGCGKEDVGLCAECLAVLPPPDFTQEEQIVSAFSYQNKVVKKAIRSLKYKNGQYLAPILAKALYERLLPELADRKLLQNWSGALLIPIPLSAKRLKKRGYNQAELLAESLIKEDCGENFTIEKNALIRSIDTPPQADIKNKGERKNNVRGCFTVKKPELVRGKNVILIDDVATTGATLHEAERALKKAGVRKFLKITVAH, encoded by the coding sequence ATGGTATTTGTTATTAACACAAAAAAATTACTGAAACCCCTTCGTGACGTTTTAATATTGCTATCTTCTTCAATATATCCAGTTTCTTGCCTTGGGTGCGGAAAAGAAGATGTTGGTTTGTGTGCTGAATGTCTTGCTGTTTTACCACCGCCAGACTTTACACAAGAAGAGCAGATCGTTTCTGCCTTTTCTTATCAAAACAAAGTGGTCAAAAAAGCAATTCGGAGCCTAAAATACAAAAATGGTCAGTACTTGGCGCCGATTTTAGCCAAAGCTCTTTACGAAAGACTGCTTCCAGAACTAGCCGACCGAAAATTACTCCAAAACTGGAGTGGGGCGCTTTTGATTCCAATCCCCCTTTCAGCAAAGCGTCTTAAAAAACGCGGGTATAACCAAGCGGAGCTTTTAGCAGAATCTTTGATTAAAGAAGACTGTGGAGAAAATTTCACTATCGAGAAAAACGCCCTCATTCGTTCTATTGATACTCCACCACAGGCTGACATAAAAAACAAAGGTGAGCGAAAAAATAATGTGCGAGGATGTTTTACCGTAAAAAAACCAGAACTTGTGCGCGGGAAGAATGTAATTTTAATAGACGATGTCGCAACAACCGGCGCAACTCTTCATGAAGCTGAACGGGCTCTCAAAAAAGCCGGGGTAAGAAAATTTCTGAAAATTACCGTAGCGCATTAA
- the pilM gene encoding type IV pilus assembly protein PilM encodes MDNPFKKVFGSLNLNFTPKSQSVVGIDIGSSFVKVVQLKKKGGKAVLETYGELALGPIAGLDVGRMTNLSEEKIAQAVADIFREANVTTKECAIAIPLSGSLISFVEIPYLVEKQLQEIIPIEARKYIPVPISEVTLDWWIIPKFDSATTEVSEPEKSSSAPTAKVQKADVLIVAIHNEVLSRLKGVALRNDLKPGFFEIEVFSTVRSTFGHDLAPTMLFDMGAGMTKLSIVERGVMQSSHTINRGSQDITLNISNSLGVSSSRAEELKRLYGLSQTQTEEGKVVAEISSTVLEYVFSEANRILLNYERKYGKSVSKIILIGGGVLLKGFREVAAKNLEAEVSYGDPFSKVEAPAFLTEVLQEAGPEFAVAIGLALRRLQELD; translated from the coding sequence ATGGACAATCCTTTCAAAAAAGTTTTTGGGTCACTTAATCTCAATTTTACCCCAAAAAGCCAAAGTGTCGTTGGTATCGACATTGGCTCTTCTTTTGTTAAGGTTGTCCAGCTTAAAAAGAAAGGCGGAAAGGCTGTGCTTGAAACTTATGGCGAGCTTGCTCTTGGTCCAATTGCTGGTCTTGATGTTGGCAGAATGACCAATCTTTCAGAAGAAAAAATCGCTCAGGCTGTTGCAGATATTTTTCGCGAAGCCAATGTGACAACAAAAGAGTGCGCAATCGCGATTCCTCTTTCCGGTAGTCTTATTTCATTTGTTGAGATTCCGTATCTTGTTGAAAAACAACTTCAAGAAATTATTCCGATAGAAGCGCGAAAATATATCCCCGTGCCGATTTCTGAAGTCACACTTGATTGGTGGATTATTCCAAAGTTTGATAGTGCGACAACAGAAGTAAGCGAGCCAGAAAAATCTAGCTCAGCCCCAACTGCAAAAGTTCAAAAAGCGGATGTTTTAATTGTTGCCATTCACAACGAAGTGCTTTCAAGACTAAAGGGTGTGGCGTTACGAAACGACCTAAAGCCAGGATTTTTTGAAATAGAAGTTTTTAGCACTGTGCGTTCAACTTTTGGACACGACTTGGCGCCAACAATGCTGTTTGATATGGGGGCTGGAATGACAAAGCTTTCAATCGTTGAAAGAGGAGTGATGCAAAGTTCACATACTATAAATAGAGGATCACAGGATATTACTTTAAATATTTCAAACTCACTTGGAGTCTCATCTTCCCGTGCAGAAGAATTAAAAAGATTATATGGATTGTCTCAAACACAGACAGAAGAGGGGAAAGTCGTCGCAGAAATCTCATCCACAGTTCTTGAGTATGTATTTTCAGAGGCGAATAGGATATTATTAAACTACGAAAGAAAATACGGTAAGAGTGTTTCAAAAATTATACTTATTGGCGGTGGCGTTCTTTTAAAAGGTTTCCGCGAAGTGGCGGCAAAGAACCTAGAAGCCGAAGTTTCTTACGGCGATCCGTTTTCAAAAGTTGAAGCTCCTGCGTTTTTGACAGAAGTTTTACAAGAAGCAGGGCCGGAGTTTGCTGTAGCGATTGGTTTGGCACTAAGAAGGTTACAAGAACTTGATTAA
- a CDS encoding GspE/PulE family protein — MSFLDKLAEEKIIKTSELDEINSRLSHGDTDIDDILIGKGIKEDLIVRLKSEYSNVPVRQIDIKAISFDVLKYIPEESATYYKFVPIGVTQGVLEVGLLDPDNIDTRNALQFIASKIGMPFKMFVISKSDFNGIINNYKGLTGEVTHALEDLTPPQGDMDLDEGKTEEKVDTEKIIEDAPVSKIVAVILRHATEGGASDIHIENAGDKVKVRFRVDGVLHTSLFLPLKVYAAVISRIKILANLKLDEKRKPQDGRFSVKLDGRKVDIRVSSLPTFYGEKIAMRILDSEKGVKPLDSIGLTPENLAKIRKAMVEPYGLVLISGPTGSGKTTTLYSMLNELDREKRNVVSLEDPVEYNIPGMNQSQIVPEIGYSFASGLRSILRQDPDVIMVGEIRDKETAELAIQASLTGHMVFATIHTNNAIGTVPRLVDMGIDPYLIAPTLTLSIAQRLVRIACPTSIRPMPVEGAIKMMFDKQFADLPDEYKKNLNLEGNVYSVEPSPECPSGTRGRVAVFEIFDIDKEVEAMILKDPTDIELWKIARKKGMLTMREDAIMKALRGEIAFQEVNSL, encoded by the coding sequence ATGAGTTTTCTCGACAAGCTCGCTGAAGAAAAAATCATCAAGACAAGTGAGCTTGATGAAATAAATTCACGCCTGTCTCATGGGGATACAGACATCGACGATATTTTAATTGGTAAAGGAATAAAAGAAGACCTTATTGTCAGATTAAAATCTGAATATTCAAATGTTCCAGTACGTCAAATAGATATAAAGGCCATTTCTTTTGATGTGCTCAAATATATTCCCGAAGAGTCGGCTACTTACTATAAATTTGTGCCAATCGGTGTTACTCAAGGGGTGCTTGAGGTTGGTCTTTTGGATCCAGACAACATAGATACACGCAATGCACTTCAATTCATCGCTTCAAAGATTGGGATGCCGTTTAAAATGTTCGTTATTTCCAAATCTGATTTCAATGGAATTATCAACAACTACAAAGGTCTGACAGGTGAGGTGACGCATGCGCTTGAGGATCTTACTCCACCACAAGGGGATATGGATCTTGATGAGGGGAAGACAGAGGAAAAGGTTGATACGGAGAAAATTATTGAAGATGCTCCTGTATCTAAAATAGTGGCGGTCATTTTACGTCACGCAACAGAAGGTGGTGCTTCTGATATTCATATTGAAAATGCCGGCGACAAGGTTAAGGTTAGGTTTCGCGTTGACGGTGTTTTACACACAAGTTTGTTTTTGCCACTCAAAGTTTATGCAGCTGTTATTTCTCGTATTAAAATTCTTGCCAACTTAAAGTTGGACGAAAAACGAAAACCTCAAGACGGTCGCTTTTCAGTGAAGCTTGATGGTAGAAAAGTTGATATTCGTGTTTCTTCGCTCCCTACGTTTTACGGAGAAAAGATAGCAATGAGAATCCTCGATTCTGAAAAGGGTGTTAAACCTCTTGATAGTATCGGCCTTACTCCAGAAAACTTAGCCAAAATAAGAAAGGCCATGGTTGAGCCGTATGGTTTGGTTTTGATTAGCGGGCCAACTGGTTCTGGAAAAACTACAACCCTTTATTCGATGTTGAATGAACTGGATCGTGAAAAACGAAATGTTGTTAGTTTGGAAGACCCAGTTGAATACAATATTCCTGGAATGAATCAATCACAGATTGTTCCGGAGATTGGATATAGCTTTGCATCAGGTCTCCGTTCTATTTTGCGTCAGGACCCGGACGTGATAATGGTTGGTGAAATTCGCGATAAGGAGACAGCCGAGCTTGCCATCCAAGCTTCTTTGACTGGCCACATGGTTTTTGCCACGATTCACACCAACAACGCAATCGGAACTGTTCCTCGTTTGGTTGATATGGGTATTGATCCTTATTTGATTGCTCCAACACTTACACTCTCAATCGCACAGCGCTTGGTTCGTATCGCATGTCCAACATCAATTAGACCAATGCCTGTTGAGGGGGCTATTAAAATGATGTTTGATAAGCAGTTTGCAGATTTACCTGATGAATATAAGAAAAATTTAAATCTTGAGGGTAATGTTTACAGTGTTGAGCCATCGCCAGAATGTCCGTCTGGTACTCGTGGACGTGTTGCTGTGTTTGAAATTTTTGATATCGACAAAGAAGTGGAAGCTATGATTTTGAAGGATCCAACAGACATAGAGCTCTGGAAAATTGCTAGAAAGAAAGGAATGCTCACAATGAGAGAAGACGCAATAATGAAAGCACTTCGGGGCGAAATAGCTTTTCAGGAAGTTAATTCACTGTAA
- a CDS encoding response regulator encodes MEKVNKKIIIVDDDNFLLDMYSLKFTERGFDVSASLGSLDLLQKLRSGFTPDIVLLDIVMPSMDGFEVLEAIKKENLAKGATKIILSNRGQQEDIDRGISLGAKGYIVKATATPTEVVDKVMEIMGISK; translated from the coding sequence ATGGAAAAAGTAAATAAAAAAATAATTATTGTTGATGACGATAATTTTTTGCTTGATATGTATAGTTTAAAGTTTACCGAGCGCGGTTTTGATGTGAGTGCCTCTCTAGGGAGTCTTGATCTTCTTCAAAAACTACGAAGTGGATTTACTCCAGATATTGTATTGCTCGATATTGTCATGCCATCGATGGATGGGTTTGAGGTATTGGAGGCAATTAAAAAAGAAAATTTAGCTAAAGGTGCAACAAAAATAATACTCTCAAATCGTGGACAGCAGGAAGATATAGACAGGGGAATAAGTTTGGGGGCCAAGGGATATATCGTTAAGGCAACAGCTACTCCAACTGAAGTTGTTGATAAGGTTATGGAAATAATGGGAATTTCCAAATAA
- a CDS encoding PilT/PilU family type 4a pilus ATPase, translating into MDYNKVLKELITTVIAEGGSDLHISEGRHPAVRVSGNLNYLVKKDVLTKDDAVGLLEALVGKDRTKKFFEKQEFDFSYDFNNGEARMRGSAFMEKGMVSIALRLIPRVKTLPELKLPPILADFARRKQGFFLVVGPVGQGKSTTLASMVNLINTERAEHIVTIEDPIEYIFEQNRSIVDQREVGIDTKDFQTGLNSVFRQDVNVIMIGEMRNPETMATAVTAAETGHLVFSTLHTNNAAQTIDRIVDSFSAGQQDQIRVQLASSLLGIFSQRLVPRISGGMIPAYELLIKNNAVANLIREKRTHEINMVIETGSEQGMIDMNHSLLELVSMGEITPESAYTYSLNPKGLERSLS; encoded by the coding sequence ATGGATTATAACAAAGTACTCAAAGAATTAATCACCACTGTAATCGCCGAAGGTGGTTCAGATTTACATATTTCAGAAGGGAGACATCCAGCAGTGCGTGTTTCTGGAAATCTTAACTATCTTGTAAAAAAAGATGTGCTTACAAAAGATGATGCGGTCGGTTTATTGGAAGCATTGGTTGGAAAAGATAGAACTAAGAAATTTTTTGAAAAACAAGAGTTTGATTTTTCGTACGATTTTAATAATGGAGAGGCAAGAATGAGAGGAAGTGCTTTTATGGAAAAGGGGATGGTAAGTATCGCGTTACGACTTATTCCAAGAGTGAAGACATTGCCAGAGTTGAAACTACCACCAATACTTGCTGATTTTGCAAGGAGGAAGCAGGGGTTTTTCCTTGTTGTTGGTCCGGTCGGTCAAGGTAAATCAACAACACTCGCTTCAATGGTTAACCTCATAAACACCGAAAGAGCAGAGCATATTGTCACTATTGAAGATCCGATTGAATATATCTTTGAGCAAAATCGTTCAATAGTAGACCAGCGCGAAGTGGGGATAGATACTAAAGATTTTCAGACGGGTCTAAATTCTGTTTTTAGACAGGACGTGAACGTCATTATGATTGGAGAAATGAGAAATCCTGAGACAATGGCAACGGCTGTTACTGCCGCCGAAACCGGACATCTTGTTTTTTCTACTTTACACACAAATAATGCCGCCCAAACAATCGATCGTATCGTTGATTCGTTTAGCGCAGGACAGCAAGATCAGATTCGTGTGCAACTCGCCTCAAGTTTGCTTGGCATTTTTTCACAAAGACTCGTTCCACGTATTTCTGGTGGAATGATTCCAGCATACGAGCTTTTAATAAAGAACAATGCCGTTGCGAATTTGATTAGAGAAAAGAGAACGCATGAAATAAATATGGTTATTGAAACTGGTTCAGAGCAGGGAATGATAGATATGAACCACTCATTATTGGAACTTGTTTCAATGGGTGAAATTACACCAGAGAGCGCTTACACTTACTCGCTTAATCCAAAGGGTTTGGAAAGATCACTTTCTTAA
- a CDS encoding type II secretion system F family protein, which produces MIFSYKAITQDGQEKRGTIDVATQEMAITALQRRGLVVASLEEIEEGKTGGFFSQKVALFESVSAKDVVMLSRQVATLFDANVSVLKAFRLLAAESEKTIIRNNLTLLSDDIQGGLSISEAMAKRPALFSPFYVNMVKAGEESGKLSDTFVSLADQMERSYELTAKARGAMIYPAFVIGTFFVVMILMLTMVIPKLAGILEESGQTVPIYTQVVLFMSGFLVDYGLFFLLLLISFIVYFWKFKFKAEGGLYVDRLKLSIPYVKDLFQKLYLSRISDNMDTMLSSGISMVRSIEISASVVDSKIYEEILSKVAEDVRGGVPLSDALYKYEEMPNMMIQMIRVGEETGKLAPILKTVARFYRREVNTAVDTLVSLIEPIMIVALGLGVGILLASVLVPIYNIASSGF; this is translated from the coding sequence ATGATTTTTTCATATAAAGCAATAACTCAAGACGGGCAAGAAAAGAGAGGCACTATTGATGTTGCAACTCAAGAAATGGCAATCACGGCTCTTCAGCGTCGTGGTTTAGTCGTTGCCTCGCTTGAAGAAATCGAAGAAGGTAAGACCGGTGGTTTTTTCAGTCAAAAAGTCGCTCTTTTTGAAAGTGTCTCAGCAAAAGACGTTGTTATGCTTTCTAGACAGGTTGCGACACTTTTTGACGCAAATGTTTCAGTGCTTAAGGCGTTTAGGTTGCTTGCTGCAGAATCTGAAAAAACAATTATCCGAAACAACCTAACTCTTCTTTCTGACGATATTCAAGGTGGACTTTCTATTTCAGAGGCCATGGCAAAAAGGCCAGCTCTATTCTCTCCGTTTTACGTGAACATGGTTAAGGCCGGAGAAGAATCTGGAAAATTGTCTGATACTTTTGTTAGTCTCGCGGATCAAATGGAAAGATCATATGAACTCACAGCAAAGGCTCGCGGAGCTATGATTTATCCTGCGTTCGTTATCGGTACTTTCTTTGTTGTTATGATTTTGATGCTTACGATGGTTATTCCAAAGCTCGCAGGAATTTTGGAAGAAAGCGGGCAGACGGTTCCTATTTACACACAAGTAGTTTTGTTTATGAGTGGCTTCCTTGTTGATTATGGGTTATTTTTTTTACTCCTTTTGATAAGCTTTATTGTTTATTTTTGGAAATTTAAGTTTAAGGCTGAGGGTGGTTTGTATGTTGATCGTTTAAAATTATCAATTCCTTATGTTAAGGATCTTTTCCAAAAATTATACCTTTCTCGTATTTCCGATAACATGGACACAATGCTTTCCTCGGGAATTTCTATGGTTCGTTCTATTGAAATCAGTGCTTCTGTTGTGGACAGTAAAATATATGAAGAAATTTTATCTAAAGTAGCGGAAGATGTTCGTGGTGGAGTTCCTCTTTCTGACGCTTTGTATAAATACGAGGAAATGCCAAATATGATGATACAGATGATTAGGGTTGGAGAGGAAACAGGTAAACTCGCTCCAATATTAAAAACAGTAGCTCGCTTCTATCGCCGTGAGGTGAATACCGCAGTCGACACATTGGTGAGTTTGATTGAGCCAATCATGATTGTTGCACTTGGACTTGGTGTTGGAATCTTGCTCGCCTCTGTATTGGTGCCGATTTACAACATTGCTTCGTCAGGGTTCTAA
- a CDS encoding type II secretion system protein: MNRSNKGFTLIELLVVIAIIGILSSIVLASLNTARGKGADAAIKGNLEGIRVQAEMLYDTNGGYGVDATPTAFAVAACAATADTLFADPVIKGQVTSAGNAISSTGMANGSCVSTASSWAVSMPLKTAPATSWCVDSTGASRVVTPAGVDRGFLSGVCKE, from the coding sequence ATGAACAGAAGTAATAAAGGTTTTACGCTTATTGAACTCTTGGTCGTTATTGCCATCATCGGCATCCTCTCTTCTATTGTTCTTGCGTCTTTGAATACAGCTCGTGGTAAAGGAGCAGACGCAGCCATTAAAGGCAACCTTGAGGGTATTCGAGTACAAGCTGAAATGCTTTACGATACAAATGGTGGTTATGGTGTTGACGCAACCCCTACAGCCTTTGCTGTTGCTGCTTGTGCCGCAACCGCAGACACACTTTTTGCAGATCCCGTAATTAAGGGTCAGGTTACTTCTGCTGGAAACGCAATTAGTTCAACCGGTATGGCAAACGGTAGTTGTGTTAGTACTGCATCATCTTGGGCAGTATCAATGCCTCTTAAAACCGCACCAGCAACATCGTGGTGTGTTGATAGTACTGGAGCATCTAGGGTTGTTACACCCGCTGGTGTAGACCGTGGTTTTCTTAGTGGTGTTTGTAAAGAATAA
- a CDS encoding prepilin peptidase, translated as MATIIGVTFFILGTIIGSFLNVVSLRHNTGKTLSGRSFCFSCGKTLAWYELVPVLSFIFQRGRCRGCGSKISWQYPIVEVITGTLFFALSQKFLYFFLVVLNTGISNLYDIGLFLSFVSYSVLFSILIAIGVYDVKHKIIPDKLVYLLISIAFLRTVVVALSAIFIFGDSTTSVLPDLLSGPIVALPLFLIWFFSKGRAMGFGDVKLTLGLGWMMPLWGAVAALMMSFWVGGVVGIILLSLFSKKITMKTEVPFAPFLILGTILAFFCEINFWSILGFFD; from the coding sequence ATGGCAACAATTATTGGAGTAACCTTTTTTATTCTCGGGACAATTATTGGAAGTTTTTTGAATGTTGTTAGTCTCCGTCATAACACAGGGAAGACGCTATCTGGGCGCTCTTTTTGTTTTTCTTGTGGTAAGACATTAGCTTGGTATGAGCTTGTTCCTGTCTTAAGCTTTATTTTTCAAAGAGGAAGATGTCGGGGGTGTGGGAGTAAAATTTCTTGGCAGTACCCAATAGTGGAAGTTATAACAGGCACTTTGTTTTTCGCACTCTCTCAGAAATTTTTATATTTTTTTCTTGTGGTTTTAAACACTGGGATTAGCAACCTTTACGATATTGGTCTCTTTCTTTCTTTTGTCTCCTACTCGGTGCTATTTAGTATTCTTATTGCTATTGGTGTTTATGACGTTAAGCATAAAATAATTCCCGATAAACTTGTTTATCTACTTATTTCCATTGCATTTTTGCGCACAGTTGTCGTAGCTTTGTCCGCCATCTTTATTTTTGGTGATTCGACCACTTCTGTTTTACCAGATCTTTTGTCTGGTCCAATTGTAGCATTGCCACTTTTCCTTATTTGGTTTTTTTCAAAAGGGAGAGCAATGGGGTTTGGCGACGTTAAACTGACTCTTGGTTTGGGTTGGATGATGCCATTGTGGGGGGCGGTAGCTGCGCTTATGATGTCATTTTGGGTAGGCGGTGTTGTTGGTATTATTTTGTTGTCTTTGTTTAGTAAAAAAATTACAATGAAGACAGAAGTGCCGTTTGCTCCATTTTTAATTTTAGGAACTATTCTTGCGTTTTTCTGCGAAATTAATTTCTGGAGCATTCTCGGATTTTTTGATTAA
- a CDS encoding type II secretion system protein yields MKQKLMNLIPKSYKIIAASGFTLIEMIVVIAIVGLLSTVTLTNYRDVSERISLENLAQQIAIVIRQAQVYGIGVVNAHPSYGVYFPNSSNSFILFVDRDNDGRYSGESEDVERITLKNNNTISALSANKISSSCLDVKNLSTVDVVFTRPNPDANFYVLVEEARFYPADVEVTIRSANGGYREVSIWLTGQISIGDRLCS; encoded by the coding sequence ATGAAACAAAAACTAATGAACTTAATCCCTAAAAGCTATAAGATAATCGCGGCTTCCGGTTTTACGCTTATTGAAATGATTGTGGTTATTGCAATCGTTGGGTTGTTGTCTACCGTTACTTTGACAAACTACAGAGATGTCTCTGAGCGTATTTCGCTTGAAAATTTGGCTCAACAAATAGCCATTGTGATAAGACAAGCACAGGTTTATGGAATTGGTGTTGTTAATGCGCACCCATCGTACGGTGTTTATTTCCCAAATAGTTCAAATTCTTTTATTCTTTTTGTGGATAGAGATAATGATGGTCGCTACTCTGGCGAGAGTGAAGACGTCGAAAGAATAACGCTAAAAAATAACAATACCATAAGCGCGTTGTCGGCAAATAAAATTTCCTCAAGCTGTTTAGATGTTAAAAACCTTAGTACTGTGGACGTTGTCTTCACGAGACCAAACCCTGATGCGAATTTTTATGTGCTGGTTGAGGAAGCGCGCTTTTACCCAGCGGACGTAGAGGTTACTATTAGATCAGCAAACGGCGGATATAGGGAAGTAAGTATTTGGTTGACCGGACAGATAAGTATTGGTGACAGACTTTGTTCTTAA
- a CDS encoding type II secretion system protein, with protein sequence MIFLNKTKNNTNKQKGFTLIELMVATSLFVVVATVSVMALITVKDANAKAQTKRNVLDNLNFAVENMARNLRVGKNYSCDSDVVILPGRDCNDGTEITFTDYQGDHVTYSLSADANPRIMKKVIGVTNPGRTNAEALPITSPDIQIESLRFIVRGAGATGVPQPFAVIFVEGVAKPGTKLETRFKIQTSASQRVLDF encoded by the coding sequence ATGATTTTTTTAAATAAAACTAAAAATAATACAAACAAACAGAAGGGCTTCACTCTTATTGAGCTCATGGTCGCGACGTCCCTTTTCGTTGTTGTCGCAACAGTTAGCGTGATGGCACTTATTACTGTCAAAGACGCCAACGCAAAGGCACAAACAAAAAGAAATGTTTTAGACAATTTAAATTTTGCTGTTGAAAATATGGCAAGAAATCTTCGAGTTGGTAAAAACTATAGTTGCGACTCAGACGTCGTTATTCTTCCGGGAAGAGATTGTAACGACGGGACAGAAATTACTTTTACGGACTATCAAGGTGATCATGTGACATATTCCTTAAGTGCGGATGCTAATCCAAGAATAATGAAAAAAGTTATTGGTGTTACAAACCCAGGCAGAACTAATGCTGAAGCTCTACCAATAACTTCTCCTGATATTCAAATAGAATCACTTCGATTTATTGTGAGAGGTGCCGGGGCAACAGGAGTACCACAACCATTCGCTGTCATTTTTGTTGAAGGCGTCGCTAAACCAGGAACAAAGCTGGAGACAAGGTTTAAAATTCAAACCTCGGCTTCCCAGAGAGTTCTTGATTTTTAA
- a CDS encoding type II secretion system protein, giving the protein MNFLKKNNLKQGNGGFTLVESIVAIFILLISVVMPMSVVARALFAANYAQDQITAVYLAQEAIEVVRTTRDNNVLSGTALWDQGNLGDGSSTSCYSGSGCYVDAVNNTINACGGVCPNIQENSAGVISWYGNYSDWANTKYVRTIKLSKISAYEIKINSTVTWVSRSGDRTVSVEDVLTNWP; this is encoded by the coding sequence ATGAATTTTTTAAAAAAGAACAATTTAAAGCAAGGAAATGGTGGATTTACTCTAGTTGAATCAATTGTTGCTATTTTTATTTTACTCATTTCTGTTGTTATGCCGATGTCGGTAGTTGCGCGGGCCCTTTTTGCTGCAAATTATGCTCAAGATCAAATTACCGCGGTTTATTTAGCGCAGGAAGCAATAGAGGTGGTTAGAACTACTAGAGATAATAATGTTCTAAGTGGTACCGCACTGTGGGACCAAGGAAATCTTGGGGACGGCTCATCAACATCTTGCTATAGCGGAAGTGGTTGTTATGTTGATGCTGTTAATAATACGATTAATGCTTGTGGTGGGGTTTGTCCTAATATCCAAGAGAACTCAGCTGGCGTTATTTCTTGGTATGGAAATTATAGTGATTGGGCAAATACCAAATATGTAAGAACGATAAAGCTTTCAAAGATTAGCGCATACGAAATCAAGATTAATTCTACGGTTACCTGGGTGTCGCGTAGCGGAGACAGGACAGTATCTGTTGAAGACGTGTTAACCAACTGGCCATAA